A section of the Alkalihalobacillus sp. LMS39 genome encodes:
- the spoIIIAG gene encoding stage III sporulation protein AG gives MDSGEKDKQWLKKLFEKGAGKNGKQRMHYVVMILCVGVALMILGNFFSNDETSPTSQPVFNSDQSSTDDQPVFGQSDSPEPNSMKDYEIRYENQLKEVLDQVVGVSEVSIMINLAETERNVYERNTNTKEQVTDETDREGGKRKVEDTTRDEQVVIVRNGDKEEAILVKQEKPEIRGVLVVAEGVENAQVKTWVVEAVSRVLDVPSHRVSVLPKKSKEE, from the coding sequence ATGGACTCTGGCGAAAAGGATAAGCAATGGTTGAAGAAACTGTTTGAGAAGGGGGCAGGCAAAAACGGGAAACAGAGAATGCACTATGTTGTCATGATTCTATGTGTTGGTGTAGCTCTAATGATATTAGGAAATTTCTTTTCTAATGATGAGACATCTCCTACAAGTCAACCTGTTTTTAATTCAGACCAATCTTCCACAGACGATCAACCAGTGTTCGGGCAAAGTGACAGTCCAGAACCAAATTCGATGAAAGATTATGAGATTCGCTATGAAAATCAACTTAAAGAAGTACTTGACCAAGTAGTTGGTGTTTCAGAAGTTTCGATTATGATTAACTTAGCTGAAACTGAAAGAAATGTATATGAACGAAATACAAATACGAAAGAACAAGTGACTGATGAAACGGACCGTGAAGGTGGCAAACGGAAAGTGGAGGACACAACAAGAGATGAGCAAGTCGTTATCGTCCGAAATGGAGATAAGGAGGAAGCCATTCTTGTGAAACAGGAAAAGCCAGAAATTAGAGGGGTTCTTGTTGTAGCCGAAGGAGTAGAAAACGCTCAAGTGAAAACATGGGTAGTAGAAGCGGTTAGTAGGGTACTAGATGTCCCTTCCCATCGCGTTTCCGTTCTACCGAAAAAATCAAAGGAGGAATAA
- the spoIIIAF gene encoding stage III sporulation protein AF has product MGVLTDWLTNIILLILLATIIELLLPNSSMQRYVKMVVGLLLLVVLLNPVLSIFSKDIGEFLPMLEDNHTSNLSLENSIESKKIEIEMGQRAYIFEEVAVQLERQVEEELIERFDVEMKELKLSVKEIPVHADSPEEAIEEVKVHLIKQDNLKEEGQHQELVEAVPVVSINVDEQPETKEVGENLDITSIVLFLSEEWDIPKDMISVTWEGGEQ; this is encoded by the coding sequence ATGGGTGTTTTAACCGATTGGCTAACAAATATCATTCTTCTTATCTTGCTGGCAACGATTATCGAGTTATTATTACCGAATTCCAGCATGCAACGATATGTCAAGATGGTCGTCGGATTATTGTTGCTAGTTGTACTACTAAACCCTGTTCTATCAATCTTTTCAAAGGATATAGGTGAGTTTTTACCTATGTTAGAGGACAACCATACTTCAAATTTATCATTAGAAAATTCTATAGAATCAAAGAAAATAGAAATAGAAATGGGACAACGTGCATATATTTTTGAAGAGGTGGCTGTCCAACTGGAAAGACAAGTGGAAGAGGAGTTGATTGAAAGGTTTGATGTAGAGATGAAGGAACTTAAACTTTCTGTGAAGGAAATCCCTGTTCATGCTGATAGTCCAGAAGAAGCAATTGAAGAAGTGAAGGTTCACTTAATAAAACAAGACAATTTAAAAGAAGAAGGGCAACATCAAGAATTAGTGGAAGCTGTCCCTGTTGTCTCCATTAATGTAGATGAACAACCTGAAACAAAAGAAGTTGGCGAGAACCTCGATATAACATCAATTGTTTTGTTTTTATCAGAAGAATGGGACATTCCAAAAGACATGATTTCTGTAACATGGGAAGGGGGCGAGCAGTAG
- a CDS encoding SoxR reducing system RseC family protein: protein MSRLRIHPLVLLILGLAIFGLIFTLITDPMRIITQVLIFAGIAFVLIFLYKRFLAKQYGMPKQSSHRPINKASNIVPHRSKNPSAIKRNKPLQKRKTEHNFKVIEGKKNKKKNRALF from the coding sequence ATGTCGCGTCTTCGAATTCATCCGCTTGTTTTGCTTATACTCGGGTTAGCCATCTTTGGGTTAATATTCACCCTCATTACCGATCCAATGCGAATAATCACTCAAGTGCTCATTTTTGCTGGGATTGCATTTGTGTTGATCTTCCTTTATAAGCGCTTTCTTGCAAAACAATATGGTATGCCAAAGCAGAGCTCTCATCGTCCAATTAATAAAGCGAGCAACATTGTGCCACACCGTAGTAAAAACCCAAGTGCTATCAAACGAAACAAACCATTACAAAAACGAAAAACGGAGCATAACTTTAAAGTGATAGAAGGAAAGAAAAATAAAAAAAAGAATCGGGCTCTGTTTTAA
- the spoIIIAC gene encoding stage III sporulation protein AC, whose protein sequence is MAYDVNTIFQIAGIGIVVAMIHTVLKQMGKEDWAHWVTLIGFVVVLYMVASIVDDLFQKIKGVFLLQG, encoded by the coding sequence GTGGCTTATGATGTAAATACAATCTTTCAAATTGCTGGAATCGGCATTGTAGTTGCCATGATTCATACAGTTTTAAAGCAAATGGGCAAAGAAGATTGGGCACATTGGGTTACCCTCATTGGGTTTGTTGTCGTGTTATATATGGTGGCCTCAATTGTAGATGACTTATTTCAAAAAATTAAAGGCGTTTTCCTCCTTCAAGGATAA
- the spoIIIAE gene encoding stage III sporulation protein AE yields MRVVFLTLAIFFSILPVVVVAETVDKPPDQGFVEQQLDQLGLDEIGKYWDEIANEYGGFLPESQKGSLMDFLRGEKNFSIKEWLIGFLRFLLHELLVNGKLLGMLILLTVFSMILQTLQNAFEQHSIGKVAYAITYMVLIILALNSFHVAITYAVEAIDNMIHFMIALIPLLLALMASIGSITSVAFFHPLIVFLVNTSGLLIQNFVMPLLFLSALLSIVSTLTSHYKVTKLANFLRNISIGALGLFLTVFLGVISVQGATSAAADGITIRTAKFVAGNFVPVVGRMFTDAADTVMSASVLLKNTVGIAGLAILILLCAFPAIKVLSLALIFNIAAAILQPLGGGPIIDCLTIIGKSVIYIFAALATVCLMFFLAVTIVIAAGNVSLMMR; encoded by the coding sequence ATGCGAGTCGTTTTTCTAACATTAGCAATCTTTTTTTCAATTCTTCCTGTCGTTGTTGTTGCGGAAACAGTAGACAAGCCTCCTGACCAAGGATTTGTGGAGCAACAGCTTGACCAACTTGGATTAGATGAAATCGGTAAGTATTGGGATGAAATTGCGAATGAATACGGAGGATTTTTACCAGAAAGTCAAAAAGGGTCGTTAATGGATTTTCTTCGTGGGGAGAAAAACTTCTCCATTAAAGAATGGCTCATTGGGTTTTTACGATTTTTACTTCACGAGTTATTAGTCAATGGAAAATTGTTAGGTATGCTTATTTTGTTAACGGTTTTCTCAATGATATTACAAACGTTGCAAAATGCGTTTGAGCAACATTCAATAGGTAAAGTGGCCTACGCGATTACGTATATGGTCCTCATAATTTTAGCACTAAATAGCTTTCATGTAGCGATTACGTACGCTGTGGAAGCGATAGATAATATGATTCATTTTATGATTGCTTTAATCCCGCTATTGTTAGCGTTAATGGCATCCATCGGTAGTATTACGTCTGTTGCGTTTTTTCACCCTCTTATCGTGTTTTTAGTTAATACAAGCGGATTATTAATTCAAAATTTTGTAATGCCATTGTTGTTTTTATCAGCATTATTAAGCATTGTTAGTACACTCACTTCTCATTATAAAGTGACAAAGCTAGCCAATTTTTTAAGAAATATAAGCATCGGTGCTTTAGGTCTTTTTTTAACGGTGTTTCTAGGCGTAATTTCCGTACAAGGGGCGACAAGTGCTGCAGCTGATGGAATTACGATTCGAACAGCGAAGTTCGTCGCAGGTAATTTTGTTCCTGTTGTCGGTCGAATGTTTACCGATGCTGCGGATACAGTCATGAGTGCTAGCGTGTTATTAAAAAATACAGTTGGGATAGCTGGATTAGCGATACTCATCTTGTTATGTGCCTTCCCTGCAATAAAAGTATTGTCTCTTGCTTTAATTTTTAACATCGCAGCTGCTATTTTACAACCGCTTGGTGGTGGACCAATTATTGATTGTTTAACGATTATCGGAAAATCGGTTATTTATATATTTGCCGCACTCGCCACAGTGTGCTTAATGTTTTTCCTAGCGGTGACGATTGTTATAGCAGCAGGTAATGTGTCACTTATGATGAGGTAA
- the spoIIIAA gene encoding stage III sporulation protein AA: MEEVYVVLPESLRSVIRQFPFSLHEQIEEIRVRIHRPLEIIAAGKPYYPERNGTSYIVTREDAKHLLNQLSQYSLYAFEEELKQGYITIRGGHRVGLAGKVIVENGQVKALKEISSYNIRIAKQKIGVAQRLIPHIYDGGWLNTLLIGPPQTGKTTMLRDIARLISYGSKKANIPPSKVGIVDERSEIAACVHGIPQHDLGSRVDVLDGCPKADGMMMLIRSMSPDVLIVDEIGRKEDAVAIHEAVNAGVQLITTIHGFDMEDIEHRPIVKELLEMKVFDRCIELAKGERAGTIKRIRNSGKKDVVKVI; this comes from the coding sequence ATGGAAGAAGTATATGTCGTATTACCTGAATCACTTCGTTCAGTGATTCGTCAATTTCCGTTTTCGTTACATGAACAAATCGAAGAAATACGAGTTCGCATTCATCGACCGTTGGAAATTATAGCGGCGGGTAAGCCTTATTATCCTGAACGAAACGGCACAAGTTATATTGTCACTCGAGAAGATGCAAAGCATTTGTTAAATCAATTAAGTCAATATTCCTTGTATGCGTTTGAGGAAGAATTAAAGCAAGGATATATTACGATCCGTGGTGGTCACCGTGTTGGACTAGCAGGTAAAGTCATTGTTGAAAATGGACAGGTTAAAGCGTTAAAAGAAATTAGCTCCTATAATATCCGAATTGCTAAACAAAAGATTGGTGTAGCCCAAAGGCTTATCCCACACATTTATGATGGAGGCTGGTTAAACACATTGTTAATTGGCCCTCCACAAACTGGAAAAACAACGATGCTTCGGGATATTGCTAGATTGATTAGCTATGGCTCAAAAAAAGCGAATATCCCTCCAAGTAAGGTGGGGATCGTGGATGAACGTTCGGAAATTGCAGCATGCGTTCATGGTATTCCGCAGCATGATTTAGGCAGTCGGGTTGATGTGTTAGATGGATGCCCGAAAGCAGATGGCATGATGATGCTTATTCGTTCGATGAGTCCTGATGTTTTAATTGTTGATGAAATTGGACGAAAAGAAGATGCTGTTGCCATTCATGAAGCGGTAAATGCGGGCGTCCAGTTGATAACTACGATACATGGATTTGATATGGAAGATATTGAACATCGTCCCATCGTTAAGGAATTACTCGAAATGAAAGTGTTTGACCGATGCATTGAATTAGCTAAAGGCGAAAGAGCAGGAACGATAAAGAGAATAAGAAATAGCGGAAAGAAAGATGTGGTGAAGGTCATTTGA
- the spoIIIAD gene encoding stage III sporulation protein AD: protein MTIEIIQIVGLGLVTTFLALVVKEQKPIFAFLLTVFVGVLIFLFLIDEISRVLQMLEQIAVTANINMVYLQTILKIIGIAYISEFGAQIAKDAGQAAIASKIELAGKVLIMVMAIPILTAIIEMLISLIPN, encoded by the coding sequence ATGACCATTGAAATCATTCAAATTGTAGGGTTAGGACTAGTAACCACGTTCCTAGCCCTCGTAGTGAAAGAACAAAAACCTATTTTCGCCTTTTTATTAACGGTCTTTGTCGGTGTACTCATATTTTTATTTTTAATAGATGAAATTTCAAGAGTTTTACAGATGTTAGAGCAAATTGCGGTGACAGCCAATATCAATATGGTGTATTTACAAACCATATTAAAAATTATTGGTATTGCTTATATTTCAGAATTTGGAGCTCAAATTGCGAAAGATGCTGGACAAGCAGCGATTGCATCAAAAATTGAATTAGCTGGAAAAGTGCTCATTATGGTCATGGCGATCCCGATATTAACAGCCATAATTGAAATGCTCATCTCGTTAATTCCAAATTAA
- the splB gene encoding spore photoproduct lyase: MEPFVPQLVYIEPQALEYPLGRELRDKFEKMGIEIRNTTSHNQVRNIPGDNEQQQYRNAKSTLVVGVRKTLKFEPSKPSAEYAIPLATGCMGHCHYCYLQTTMGDKPYIRTYVNLEDIFAQATAYMEERKPEITRFEAACTSDIVGIDHLTHSLKKTIEFIGQTDFGRLRFVTKYHHVDHLLDAEHNGRTRFRFSVNSNYVIKHFEPGTSPFEKRIEAAGKVAKANYPLGFILAPLYRHEDWEQGYLELFERLSETLPDYAKKDLTFEMIQHRFTKTAKRIIEKRYPKTKLVMNEDERKYKWGKYGRGKYVYKNEEADELRDTIESYIEKFFPMAKIEYFT; this comes from the coding sequence ATGGAGCCGTTTGTCCCGCAGCTTGTTTATATTGAACCACAAGCGCTTGAATACCCGTTAGGAAGAGAACTACGAGATAAGTTTGAAAAGATGGGTATTGAAATTCGTAATACGACATCACATAACCAAGTACGCAATATCCCAGGAGATAATGAACAACAGCAATATCGGAATGCTAAATCAACCTTAGTTGTAGGAGTACGAAAAACATTAAAATTTGAACCGTCGAAACCGTCTGCAGAATATGCGATCCCTCTTGCAACAGGTTGTATGGGGCATTGCCACTATTGCTATTTACAAACGACAATGGGAGACAAACCATATATTCGGACATATGTGAATCTAGAAGATATTTTTGCACAAGCAACTGCATATATGGAAGAACGAAAACCAGAAATAACACGCTTTGAAGCAGCCTGTACTTCCGATATCGTTGGCATTGACCATTTAACACACTCGTTAAAGAAAACGATTGAGTTTATTGGACAAACAGATTTTGGACGGTTACGATTTGTAACGAAATATCATCATGTCGATCATTTACTTGATGCAGAGCATAACGGAAGAACACGATTTCGCTTTAGTGTGAATTCAAACTATGTGATTAAACACTTTGAGCCTGGAACCTCTCCTTTTGAAAAGCGGATAGAAGCCGCTGGAAAGGTGGCAAAAGCAAATTATCCGCTTGGCTTTATATTAGCTCCATTATACCGACACGAAGATTGGGAACAAGGCTATTTAGAGCTGTTTGAACGACTTTCGGAAACATTACCTGATTATGCAAAAAAAGATTTAACGTTTGAGATGATCCAGCATCGATTTACGAAAACAGCGAAACGTATCATTGAAAAACGTTATCCGAAAACGAAGCTTGTTATGAATGAGGATGAGCGTAAATATAAATGGGGAAAATATGGTCGTGGGAAATATGTTTATAAAAATGAAGAAGCAGATGAGCTAAGAGACACGATTGAATCCTATATTGAGAAGTTTTTTCCGATGGCAAAAATAGAATATTTTACATGA
- the aroQ gene encoding type II 3-dehydroquinate dehydratase: MKKLLVVNGPNLNRLGLREPEIYGRVTLAELEQSIIDIGKEHEFEITCRQSNHEGDIIDWIHKAQDENVNGIILNPAAFTHYSYAIRDAIASIDVPVIEVHISNVHKREEFRHTSVTAPVTTGQIVGFGLSGYKLAVLAFKERGKQDESN, from the coding sequence ATGAAAAAATTACTTGTTGTGAATGGACCGAATTTAAATCGTTTAGGATTGCGTGAACCAGAAATATATGGACGGGTCACTTTGGCAGAGCTGGAACAGTCGATTATCGATATTGGGAAAGAACATGAGTTTGAAATCACTTGTCGACAATCCAATCATGAAGGAGACATTATCGACTGGATTCATAAAGCACAAGATGAAAACGTAAACGGTATCATTTTGAATCCTGCTGCGTTTACTCATTATAGCTATGCAATTCGAGATGCGATTGCAAGTATCGATGTGCCTGTCATTGAAGTTCATATATCGAATGTTCATAAAAGAGAAGAATTCCGTCATACATCTGTAACAGCACCTGTCACAACAGGACAAATTGTTGGATTTGGATTATCAGGTTATAAATTAGCTGTATTGGCGTTTAAGGAAAGGGGAAAGCAAGATGAGTCGAATTGA
- a CDS encoding patatin-like phospholipase family protein, with protein MLIDGVFAGGGVKSFAFIGALQVLEEKNYSFERVAGTSAGSIVASFIKAGYTSEEIYKLINELDAQSLMDYRKTWIPNKFMRWFLLYYKLGLYKGEQLEQWVKEKLADKGVSTFGDIQEGSLKIVVSDITRGRIVVLPDDLPQYGLIPEKFSIAKAVRMSSSIPYFFEPAKLWDRQGKKSYIVDGGVLSNFPIWLFMDPQTLRSRRPVIGFRLTPKLEDIPNRKISNALEMFHSLFETMRKAHDIRYIIKEHAQNIVFIPIDDVKATDFDLSDEMKQQLVHLGRMKTELFLKKWQY; from the coding sequence ATGTTGATTGACGGTGTGTTTGCAGGCGGAGGGGTGAAATCCTTTGCTTTTATCGGCGCACTTCAAGTGTTAGAAGAAAAGAATTATTCCTTTGAGCGAGTGGCAGGAACAAGTGCTGGTTCGATTGTAGCTTCGTTTATTAAAGCAGGTTATACGAGTGAGGAAATATATAAACTCATTAATGAATTGGACGCACAGTCGTTGATGGATTACCGAAAAACTTGGATCCCAAATAAATTCATGAGATGGTTTTTATTATATTATAAATTAGGGTTATATAAAGGTGAACAATTAGAACAATGGGTGAAAGAGAAATTAGCAGACAAAGGAGTATCGACTTTTGGAGATATACAAGAAGGAAGTTTGAAAATTGTTGTGTCAGACATTACAAGAGGACGGATTGTTGTATTACCTGACGATTTACCTCAATATGGGTTAATTCCTGAGAAATTTTCGATAGCGAAAGCCGTTCGGATGAGTAGCAGTATTCCTTATTTCTTTGAACCTGCGAAACTATGGGACCGACAAGGGAAAAAATCATATATCGTTGATGGTGGAGTGTTAAGTAATTTTCCGATTTGGTTATTTATGGACCCTCAAACTTTACGTTCGCGCCGTCCTGTCATTGGTTTTCGGTTAACCCCAAAACTCGAAGATATTCCGAATCGTAAAATCTCCAACGCGTTAGAAATGTTCCATTCTCTATTTGAAACGATGAGAAAAGCACATGATATTCGATATATAATTAAAGAGCATGCCCAAAACATCGTTTTTATCCCGATTGACGATGTGAAAGCAACCGATTTTGATTTATCTGATGAAATGAAACAGCAGCTTGTACATTTAGGAAGGATGAAAACCGAATTATTTTTAAAAAAATGGCAGTATTAA
- the mntR gene encoding transcriptional regulator MntR has product MPTPSMEDYLERIYLLIEDKGYARVSDIAEALEVHPSSVTKMVQKLDKSEYLIYEKYRGLVLTAKGKKVGKRLVYRHDLLEDFMKIIGVSSENIYADVEGIEHHLSWDAIDRIGDLVQFFQEDESRVDSLRIVQKRNEEEQS; this is encoded by the coding sequence ATGCCAACACCGAGTATGGAAGATTATTTAGAACGAATATATTTGTTAATTGAGGATAAAGGCTATGCGCGCGTTTCAGATATAGCAGAAGCATTAGAAGTCCACCCTTCTTCAGTTACAAAGATGGTTCAAAAGCTTGATAAAAGTGAATATTTGATTTATGAGAAATACCGAGGACTTGTCTTAACAGCAAAAGGAAAAAAAGTAGGGAAACGTCTTGTGTACCGCCATGATCTTCTTGAGGATTTTATGAAGATTATTGGCGTTTCAAGTGAAAATATTTACGCTGATGTAGAAGGCATTGAACACCATCTTAGTTGGGATGCGATTGACCGCATCGGTGACTTAGTTCAATTTTTTCAAGAGGATGAATCAAGAGTCGATTCGTTGCGAATTGTACAAAAACGAAATGAAGAAGAGCAATCTTAA
- the spoIIIAB gene encoding stage III sporulation protein SpoIIIAB, which yields MKLLGAIIILLGSTWVGFEFAKRLSERPRQLRHLKVALQSLEAEIMYGMTPLAEASANLAKQLPKPMRYLFERFSHHLLNQEESVAKAWEESLVETWHLTSLVQSEFEIMKQFGFTLGQHDRANQQKQIRLTLAHLEREEGDALEKQRRYEKMIKSLGFLSGLLIIILML from the coding sequence TTGAAGCTATTAGGGGCTATCATCATTTTGCTCGGTTCGACATGGGTAGGGTTTGAATTTGCCAAACGTCTTAGTGAACGACCAAGACAACTTCGCCACCTAAAAGTGGCGTTACAATCACTAGAAGCGGAGATTATGTATGGGATGACCCCGTTAGCTGAGGCGAGTGCGAATTTAGCGAAGCAATTGCCGAAACCAATGAGATACTTATTTGAACGCTTTTCGCATCATTTACTCAATCAAGAAGAAAGTGTGGCGAAAGCGTGGGAGGAAAGTCTTGTGGAAACATGGCATCTCACCTCTTTAGTTCAATCAGAATTTGAAATTATGAAACAATTCGGATTCACACTTGGCCAGCATGATAGAGCCAATCAACAAAAGCAAATACGCTTAACATTAGCCCATCTTGAACGTGAAGAAGGGGATGCATTAGAAAAGCAAAGACGTTATGAAAAAATGATAAAGAGCCTTGGGTTTTTATCAGGTCTACTCATTATTATTTTAATGCTGTAA
- a CDS encoding Xaa-Pro peptidase family protein, translating to MSRIERLRELFKEHEVDGILIDSPYNRRYIANFTGTAGAVVISEKEAKFITDFRYTDQAKEQAVGFEVVQHSGAIYTEIAKQVADMGIKKLGFEQEHVTYQSYDIYKKNISCDLVPVTGVVEELRLIKDESEIQIMTEAAQIADAAYDHITSFIRAGMSELDVSNELEFFMRKQGAASSSFDIIVASGIRSAFPHGVASDKIIQKGELVTLDFGAYYKGYCSDITRTLAIGQVSDELVKIYNTVKEAQQRGMDQIKPGLTGKQADAITRDYITEQGYGEYFGHSTGHGLGMEVHEAPGLSVKSDVVLRPGMVVTVEPGIYISGVGGTRIEDDTLITENGNRSFTKSTKELLFVGE from the coding sequence ATGAGTCGAATTGAGCGTTTACGTGAGTTATTTAAAGAACATGAGGTTGATGGTATTTTAATTGATAGTCCTTATAACAGAAGATATATTGCGAATTTTACAGGGACGGCTGGTGCTGTAGTAATTTCAGAAAAAGAAGCGAAATTCATTACTGATTTTCGTTATACAGACCAAGCGAAAGAACAAGCGGTCGGATTTGAAGTTGTTCAACATTCAGGAGCTATTTACACCGAAATTGCAAAACAAGTGGCTGACATGGGTATAAAAAAATTAGGGTTTGAACAAGAGCATGTTACATACCAATCCTATGATATTTATAAGAAAAATATTTCGTGTGACCTTGTCCCTGTCACAGGGGTAGTGGAAGAGTTACGCTTAATTAAAGATGAATCAGAAATTCAAATTATGACAGAGGCCGCTCAAATTGCTGATGCTGCTTATGACCATATTACATCATTTATTCGAGCAGGGATGTCTGAGCTTGATGTTTCTAATGAGCTTGAGTTCTTTATGAGAAAACAAGGAGCAGCGTCTTCTTCTTTTGATATTATTGTCGCTTCAGGTATTCGGTCGGCGTTTCCGCATGGTGTCGCATCCGATAAGATTATTCAAAAAGGTGAGTTAGTTACTCTTGATTTTGGTGCTTATTATAAAGGGTATTGTTCAGATATTACACGTACGTTAGCGATTGGCCAAGTTAGTGACGAGCTAGTGAAGATTTATAACACAGTAAAGGAAGCTCAGCAACGCGGCATGGACCAAATCAAACCAGGGTTAACAGGGAAACAAGCCGATGCGATTACACGTGATTATATTACAGAGCAAGGATACGGCGAATATTTTGGTCATTCAACAGGACATGGCTTAGGTATGGAAGTTCATGAAGCACCAGGTTTATCGGTGAAATCAGATGTTGTGTTACGGCCTGGAATGGTTGTTACGGTTGAACCAGGTATTTATATTTCTGGTGTTGGCGGAACTCGTATTGAAGATGATACATTGATTACAGAGAATGGAAATCGTTCGTTTACAAAGTCAACAAAAGAATTATTATTTGTCGGTGAATAA
- the efp gene encoding elongation factor P, with protein sequence MISVNDFKTGLTIEVDGGIWQVMEFQHVKPGKGAAFVRSKLRNLRTGAVQEKTFRAGEKVAKAHIENRRMQYLYASGDVHTFMDNESYEQIELTSSQIEYELKFLKENMDVQIMQYQGEMLGIEVPNTVELEVTETEPGIKGDTASGGTKPATLETGLTVQVPFFVNQGDVLIIDTRNAAYVSRA encoded by the coding sequence ATGATTTCGGTTAATGATTTTAAAACAGGTTTAACGATTGAAGTGGATGGAGGCATCTGGCAAGTGATGGAATTCCAACATGTAAAGCCAGGTAAAGGAGCGGCGTTTGTTCGTTCGAAACTTCGTAATCTTCGTACAGGAGCTGTTCAAGAAAAAACATTCCGTGCAGGTGAAAAGGTAGCGAAAGCACATATCGAAAACCGTCGCATGCAGTATTTATATGCTAGTGGTGATGTGCATACATTTATGGACAACGAATCTTATGAGCAAATTGAACTGACTTCTTCTCAAATTGAGTATGAATTAAAGTTCTTAAAAGAAAATATGGATGTTCAAATTATGCAGTATCAAGGTGAAATGTTAGGGATTGAAGTGCCTAACACGGTTGAACTTGAAGTAACAGAAACGGAACCAGGCATTAAAGGTGATACGGCAAGCGGAGGAACAAAACCTGCCACATTAGAAACAGGCTTAACAGTACAAGTGCCGTTCTTTGTAAACCAAGGAGATGTTCTTATTATTGACACTCGCAATGCCGCTTATGTTTCTAGAGCGTAA
- a CDS encoding YqhR family membrane protein gives MANRQLEQNRREEPMTFNAKVATIGFCGGIFWGLIGYLAFFFNFMRVGPALVLMPWALGDWKNGYIGQIVGIFVIGLLSILVAFLYMVLLKKFNNIWAGLGYGLVLWGLVFYLLNPVFHGLKPLNQLDSNTIITSICLYILYGVFIGYSISYEYEELNQAQQRA, from the coding sequence ATGGCAAACAGACAACTTGAACAAAATCGTAGAGAAGAACCGATGACATTTAATGCAAAAGTAGCAACAATTGGATTTTGTGGAGGTATTTTTTGGGGTCTAATAGGGTATCTTGCATTCTTTTTTAATTTTATGAGAGTAGGGCCGGCGTTAGTACTCATGCCATGGGCGTTAGGAGATTGGAAAAACGGCTATATTGGACAAATTGTAGGCATTTTTGTGATTGGCTTATTATCGATTCTCGTCGCATTTCTTTACATGGTACTGCTAAAAAAATTTAATAATATTTGGGCAGGGCTTGGATATGGCTTGGTGTTATGGGGGCTTGTGTTTTATTTGTTAAACCCTGTGTTTCACGGTTTAAAACCTTTAAATCAATTAGATAGCAATACGATAATTACTTCGATTTGTTTATATATATTATATGGAGTATTCATTGGTTACTCGATTTCGTATGAATATGAAGAATTAAATCAAGCTCAACAACGTGCATAA
- a CDS encoding YqhV family protein, with protein sequence MKSIFSGLEAAVLGMVLIRIISGLIELSAAALMFRFNSVEKAVAINALLAVVGPVVLISTMAIGLVGMADKLSVGKLLFIGAGVALILVGLRK encoded by the coding sequence ATGAAATCGATATTTTCAGGATTAGAAGCTGCTGTGTTAGGGATGGTACTTATCCGAATTATTTCCGGATTAATCGAATTATCCGCAGCAGCCCTTATGTTTCGGTTTAATAGTGTGGAAAAAGCGGTAGCGATTAATGCATTATTAGCCGTTGTTGGCCCTGTCGTATTAATCTCTACGATGGCCATTGGACTTGTTGGAATGGCAGATAAGCTTTCAGTTGGGAAGCTATTGTTCATTGGGGCGGGTGTCGCACTAATCTTAGTCGGTTTGCGTAAGTAA